The Streptomyces sp. R28 region CGGCCACCAGAAGTGGAAGCCGGCGAACATCGCGAACACCACCGTGCCGAAGATGACGTAGTGGAAGTGCGCCACCACGAAATAGGTGTCGGACGTCGGGAAGTCCAGCGGCGGTGAGGCCAGCATGACGCCGGTCAGACCGCCGAAGACGAAGGTGACCAGGAATCCCGTGGCCCAGAGCATGGGTGTTTCGAAACTCAGCGACCCGTTCCACATGGTGCCGATCCAGTTGAAGAACTTCACACCCGTGGGGACGGCGATGAGGAATGTCATGAAGGAGAAGAACGGCAGCAGCACACCGCCGGTGACGTACATGTGGTGCGCCCACACCGTCACCGACAGACCCGCGATCGCGATGGTCGCCGCGATCAGACCCATGTAGCCGAACATCGGCTTGCGGGAGAAGACCGGGATGACCTCGGAGATGATGCCGAAGAACGGCAGGGCGATGATGTACACCTCTGGATGGCCGAAGAACCAGAAGAGGTGCTGCCACAGCAACGCACCGCCGTTGGCCGCGTCGAAGACCTGCGCGCCGAACTTTCGGTCCGCCTCCAGCGCGAACAGCGCCGCGGCCAGCACGGGGAAGGCCAGCAGCACCAGCACGCCGGTCAACAGCACGTTCCACGTGAAGATCGGCATGCGGAACATGGTCATGCCCGGGGCGCGCAAACAGATGATCGTGGTGATGAAGTTGACCGAGCCGAGAATGGTGCCGAAGCCGGAGAGCGCCAGACCCATGATCCACATGTCGGCGCCCACACCGGGGCTGCGGACGGCATCGGAGAGCGGAGCGTAGGCGAACCAGCCGAAGTCGGCCGCACCCTGCGGGGTGAGGAAGCCACCGACCGCGATGAGCGAGCCGAACAGGTACAGCCAGTAGGCGAACATGTTCAGCCGCGGGAACGCCACGTCGGGCGCGCCGATCTGCAGCGGCATGATCCAGTTCGCGAAGCCGGCGAACAGCGGCGTCGCGAACATCAGCAGCATGATCGTGCCGTGCATCGTGAACGCCTGGTTGAACTGCTCGTTCGACATGATCTGCAGGCCCGGACGGGCCAGCTCGGCACGCATGAACAGTGCCATCACGCCACCGATGCAGAAGAACGCGAACGACGTGACCAAATAGAGCGTTCCGATCGTCTTGTGATCCGTGGTGGTCAGCCACTGGACGGCTTTGGCGCTCCTGATGTTTCTGATCCTCTTCACGCCCCGCCTGTGTCCGCGCCCCACCCCGCACGTCACACTCGAGGGACGCGACAAGAATCACGGAAACGGGTGTGACGATCCGGCGGGTGCCGGACACGAACGGAACATGAGCAACGACGAGATCTTCGCCGCTGCCTATCGCGAGCACTACTGGGCGGTCAGCCGCTACGTCGCGCGGCGACTGGACGGGCGCACGAGTGAGGTCGAGGAAGTGGTGGCGGAGGTGTTCACCGTCGCCTGGCGGCGCCGGGACGACCTCCCGGCCACGCCGCTGCCCTGGCTGTACGGCGTGGCACGCAACTGCCTGGCGAACGCGGTACGCGGCTACGGGCGACGCCGGCGACTGGTCGACCGGCTCGGCAACGACGAGACCGCGCACGGCCGGCACATCGTGGACAGCCCCGACTCGGAGGCGCCGGGCGCCTGGGTGCACGAGGCGCTGAACCGGCTGTCCCCGGCCGACCAGGAGGTGCTGCGGCTGACGGCGTGGGAGGAACTGGGCGTCGAGGAGGTCGCCGTGGCCCTCGGCTGCGGCAGCCGGGCCGCGGCCATGCGCCTGCACCGGGCCCGGCGCCGGCTGAGAGCCGAGATCGACCGTATGTGTCCGCCGACCGCGTCCAAGGAACGAAGCCATGGCTGACGAACTCGAACTTCTGCGCCGAGCCAACCCGGTACCGGTCGACGGTCCCCACTTTGGCGACGGCCCCCTCGACCACCACGCCGAGCGCCAGCTCGACCGGCTGATGCGGGAGCGGCCCTCCCGCCGCCCGCGGCTGGTCTGGGGCCTGGCGGCCGCGGCCGTCGTCGCCGCGCTCGTGTCGGCTCTGCTCTTCACCGGCCAGACCACCGCTCCGGCGGTCGCCGCACCCCGCCCGCTGCTCGTGCAGGCCGACTCCACCCCCGTATCCCTCAAAACCCTGGCTGAGCGGGCACAGGCGGCCGCGGCCGACGGTGCGCCGAAGCTCCGCAGGGGCACGCACGTGCAGTCGTGGAGCATGGGCATGAGCGACGACAAGCCGCCGATCACGCTTCCCGAGGAGCGCATCGTGCGCTGGAACGCCGACGACAGCCACACGGAGATCGTCGTGGCGACCGACCCGCGCCACCCGGGCCGGCCGGTCCTCGGCGGCGAAGGGGAACTCGTCGAGGACGGCCATGTCCTCAGCAGGCAGACCTACCCGCCCAGCTGGAGCGACGCCCCGCCGCAGTCGCCACCTCCGACCGACGTCGCACGCCTGCGCGCCTACCTGCAGGAGGCCGGGTACAGCAAGACCGCGCTGAACACCGGCGAGCTCCTCGACGCCGTCGCCTCGCTGCTCGGCACCTGGACCCTCGGCGCCCGCGAGTCGGCGACGCTCGCACGGCTGCTTGCGGACACCGAGGGGCTCAGGCCCGTCGGGCAGGTGACGGACCGGCTCGGTCGGCGCGGACAGGCGTACGTGTACGACGGGTCCGGCGCCCGGCGCATGCTGATCATGGACTCGGTCACCGGTGCCGTGCTCGGGCTGGAGACCACCTTCACGAAGGCCGAACCGGAGTACGGCGTCAAGGCCGGCGACGTGATGTCGTACAGCGCCTGGATGCGCTGACCCGGCCGCGGACAGGTCCGCCGTACGGGAACGGCGGCCCGCCCGGCGCTGTGCCGTCAGGGACCGCGCAGGCGTGGACGGTCCTGTTCGTCCCACGCGCG contains the following coding sequences:
- the ctaD gene encoding cytochrome c oxidase subunit I, which produces MRNIRSAKAVQWLTTTDHKTIGTLYLVTSFAFFCIGGVMALFMRAELARPGLQIMSNEQFNQAFTMHGTIMLLMFATPLFAGFANWIMPLQIGAPDVAFPRLNMFAYWLYLFGSLIAVGGFLTPQGAADFGWFAYAPLSDAVRSPGVGADMWIMGLALSGFGTILGSVNFITTIICLRAPGMTMFRMPIFTWNVLLTGVLVLLAFPVLAAALFALEADRKFGAQVFDAANGGALLWQHLFWFFGHPEVYIIALPFFGIISEVIPVFSRKPMFGYMGLIAATIAIAGLSVTVWAHHMYVTGGVLLPFFSFMTFLIAVPTGVKFFNWIGTMWNGSLSFETPMLWATGFLVTFVFGGLTGVMLASPPLDFPTSDTYFVVAHFHYVIFGTVVFAMFAGFHFWWPKFTGRMLDERLGKMTFWTLFIGFHGTFLVQHWLGVNGMQRRIPDYLAVEGLTMLNTVSTVFSFVLGASLLPFFYNVWKTAKYGEKVEADDPWGYGRSLEWATSCPPPRHNFLALPQIRSESPAFDLRHARTPEKELTAL
- a CDS encoding RNA polymerase sigma factor, whose product is MSNDEIFAAAYREHYWAVSRYVARRLDGRTSEVEEVVAEVFTVAWRRRDDLPATPLPWLYGVARNCLANAVRGYGRRRRLVDRLGNDETAHGRHIVDSPDSEAPGAWVHEALNRLSPADQEVLRLTAWEELGVEEVAVALGCGSRAAAMRLHRARRRLRAEIDRMCPPTASKERSHG
- a CDS encoding CU044_5270 family protein, whose amino-acid sequence is MADELELLRRANPVPVDGPHFGDGPLDHHAERQLDRLMRERPSRRPRLVWGLAAAAVVAALVSALLFTGQTTAPAVAAPRPLLVQADSTPVSLKTLAERAQAAAADGAPKLRRGTHVQSWSMGMSDDKPPITLPEERIVRWNADDSHTEIVVATDPRHPGRPVLGGEGELVEDGHVLSRQTYPPSWSDAPPQSPPPTDVARLRAYLQEAGYSKTALNTGELLDAVASLLGTWTLGARESATLARLLADTEGLRPVGQVTDRLGRRGQAYVYDGSGARRMLIMDSVTGAVLGLETTFTKAEPEYGVKAGDVMSYSAWMR